The Micromonospora krabiensis genome window below encodes:
- a CDS encoding metallophosphoesterase family protein, with protein sequence MEGRLLAVSDLHVGYAENRAVVDGLRPGSDDDWLIVAGDVAERFADVRATLALLRDRFATVVWAPGNHELWTLPNDPVALRGEARYRELVAMCRKLGVCTPEDDYPVWTGPGGPVTVAPLFVLYDYSFHAPGASTKAESLRRAYDVGVVCTDEMLLHPDPYPSRDAWCAARLRTTERRLAAVDPAYPTVLVNHFPLVREPTLVLRHPEFAQWCGTVGTADWHRRFRAAAVVYGHLHIPRTTWHDGVRFEEVSLGYPREWRRRGAPTVPRVVLPAPAPEPR encoded by the coding sequence GTGGAGGGCCGGCTGCTCGCCGTCAGCGACCTGCACGTCGGGTACGCGGAGAACCGCGCGGTCGTCGACGGGCTGCGCCCCGGCTCCGACGACGACTGGCTGATCGTCGCCGGCGACGTGGCGGAGCGGTTCGCGGACGTCCGCGCCACCCTGGCCCTGCTGCGCGACCGGTTCGCCACCGTGGTGTGGGCGCCGGGCAACCACGAGCTGTGGACGCTGCCGAACGACCCGGTCGCGCTGCGCGGCGAGGCACGCTACCGGGAACTCGTCGCGATGTGCCGGAAGTTGGGAGTGTGCACGCCCGAGGACGACTATCCGGTGTGGACCGGGCCGGGCGGACCGGTCACCGTCGCCCCGCTCTTCGTGCTCTACGACTACTCGTTCCACGCGCCCGGCGCCTCCACCAAGGCCGAGTCGCTGCGCCGGGCGTACGACGTCGGGGTGGTGTGCACCGACGAGATGCTGCTGCACCCGGACCCGTACCCGAGCCGGGACGCCTGGTGCGCGGCGCGGCTGCGCACCACCGAGCGCCGGCTCGCCGCCGTCGACCCCGCGTACCCGACGGTGCTGGTCAACCACTTCCCGCTGGTCCGCGAGCCGACCCTGGTGCTGCGTCATCCGGAGTTCGCGCAGTGGTGCGGCACGGTCGGCACCGCCGACTGGCACCGGCGGTTCCGGGCCGCGGCGGTGGTCTACGGGCACCTGCACATTCCGCGTACGACGTGGCACGACGGGGTGCGGTTCGAGGAGGTGTCGCTGGGCTACCCGCGCGAGTGGCGGCGACGCGGCGCTCCGACGGTGCCCCGGGTGGTCCTGCCGGCGCCGGCTCCCGAGCCGCGCTGA
- a CDS encoding nucleosidase: MILRGEIRPDAPLAVLAVEEEAAHLGDGLPVLLTGMGKVNAATALAQVLASGPKPSLVLNLGTAGALRPGWAGVHEIGTVLQHDLDTDLLRTLTGQTYGAPLTLGAPTAVLATGDAFIADEDARARLARRADLVDMEGYAVAWAASRAGVPCRLVKRVSDDAGDGADRAWRDAVDDSARDLADWVRAEFG, from the coding sequence GTGATTCTTCGGGGAGAGATCCGGCCTGACGCGCCGCTGGCCGTGCTGGCCGTCGAGGAGGAGGCCGCCCACCTCGGCGACGGCCTCCCGGTGCTGTTGACCGGCATGGGCAAGGTCAACGCCGCGACGGCGCTGGCCCAGGTGCTGGCGTCCGGGCCGAAGCCGAGCCTGGTGCTCAACCTCGGCACCGCCGGCGCGCTGCGCCCGGGCTGGGCCGGCGTCCACGAGATCGGCACCGTGCTCCAGCACGATCTCGACACCGACCTGCTGCGCACCCTCACCGGGCAGACGTACGGCGCCCCGCTGACCCTCGGCGCGCCGACCGCGGTCCTGGCCACCGGCGACGCGTTCATCGCCGACGAGGACGCGCGGGCCCGGCTGGCCCGGCGGGCGGACCTCGTCGACATGGAGGGGTACGCGGTGGCCTGGGCCGCCTCCCGGGCCGGGGTGCCGTGCCGGCTGGTGAAGCGGGTCAGCGACGACGCGGGGGACGGCGCGGACCGGGCGTGGCGGGACGCGGTCGACGACTCCGCGCGGGACCTCGCCGACTGGGTCCGGGCCGAGTTCGGCTGA
- a CDS encoding SMP-30/gluconolactonase/LRE family protein produces the protein MELTEPTPWSADRLELGEGARWVDDRLVLVDLLAGRLLTTGGDAPGPLDELCRLDVPLGAVAPVAGRPGEWLAAAGTGVARLGGDGAYRPIVDLEGDRSEPARMNDAVADPHGRFWAGSMTYAGLPGGGSLYRIDPGAAPVTAVTGLTITNGPAFDGAGTSMYLADTPRGHVDRFTVDAGTGELSAREPFLRLDPAVDGAPDGMTVDAADHLWVALWGGSAVRRYRPDGTLDREVRLPARQPTSVCLGGPGLRRLFVTTADHGLTAPDPLDGALLALDVPVPGRPAAPATPADPATLR, from the coding sequence ATGGAGCTGACCGAGCCGACCCCGTGGAGCGCGGACCGCCTGGAGTTGGGCGAGGGCGCCCGCTGGGTGGACGACCGCCTCGTCCTGGTCGACCTGCTCGCCGGGCGGCTGCTCACCACCGGCGGTGACGCCCCCGGCCCGTTGGACGAGCTGTGCCGGCTGGACGTGCCGCTGGGCGCGGTCGCACCGGTGGCCGGGCGGCCGGGGGAGTGGCTGGCCGCCGCCGGCACCGGGGTGGCCCGGCTGGGTGGCGACGGCGCGTACCGGCCGATCGTCGACCTGGAGGGCGACCGCTCCGAACCGGCCCGGATGAACGACGCGGTGGCCGACCCGCACGGCCGCTTCTGGGCCGGCAGCATGACGTACGCCGGGTTGCCCGGCGGCGGCTCGCTCTACCGGATCGACCCGGGCGCCGCCCCCGTCACGGCGGTGACGGGGTTGACGATCACCAACGGTCCGGCGTTCGACGGCGCCGGCACCAGCATGTACCTGGCCGACACCCCGCGCGGGCACGTCGACCGGTTCACGGTGGACGCCGGCACCGGCGAGTTGAGCGCCCGGGAGCCGTTCCTGCGGCTGGACCCGGCGGTGGACGGCGCGCCGGACGGGATGACGGTGGACGCGGCCGACCACCTCTGGGTGGCGCTCTGGGGCGGCTCGGCGGTGCGCCGCTACCGGCCGGACGGGACGCTCGACCGCGAGGTCCGGCTGCCGGCGCGCCAGCCGACGAGTGTCTGTCTCGGCGGCCCGGGCCTGCGACGGCTCTTCGTCACGACCGCCGACCACGGCCTCACCGCTCCCGACCCGCTCGACGGCGCCCTGCTGGCCCTCGACGTCCCCGTTCCCGGCCGCCCCGCCGCCCCCGCCACTCCGGCCGACCCCGCCACTCTGCGGTGA
- a CDS encoding sugar kinase, with the protein MTGADDATRPGVTAEDATRPAVPGGDAGGIDVLTLGETMAAFRSAGPLRLGGAAGVSVAGAESTVAIGLARLGHRAGWIGVTGADEPGALVRRTLRAEAVDLRWARVTADAPTGLILFEPRVADLNRVTYYRAGSAGSRLAPADVTRAFDAVTPRVLHVTGITCALGPGPYAAVRAAVERAHGAGATVCLDVNHRSRLWSVAEAAEALRPLLSAVDVVVASPDELPVLTDADDPAAALRAAGVREVVVKLGGDGATSHHEGGTLHRPARRVPVVETIGAGDAFVAGWLSALLDGADVAGRLDRAVTTAAFAVATRGDWEGLPDRTELALLDHEPGTALR; encoded by the coding sequence CCGTGCCCGGCGGGGACGCCGGTGGGATCGACGTGCTCACGCTCGGCGAGACGATGGCCGCCTTCCGGTCCGCCGGTCCGCTGCGGCTCGGCGGCGCCGCCGGGGTCTCCGTCGCGGGCGCAGAGTCCACGGTGGCCATCGGCCTGGCGCGGCTCGGCCACCGGGCCGGCTGGATCGGGGTCACCGGCGCCGACGAACCGGGGGCGCTGGTCCGCCGCACGCTGCGCGCCGAGGCCGTGGACCTGCGCTGGGCGCGGGTGACGGCGGACGCGCCGACCGGGCTGATCCTGTTCGAACCGCGGGTGGCCGACCTCAACCGGGTCACCTACTACCGGGCCGGCTCCGCCGGGTCCCGGTTGGCGCCGGCCGACGTGACCCGGGCGTTCGACGCGGTGACCCCCCGCGTGCTGCACGTCACGGGCATCACCTGCGCCCTCGGCCCCGGCCCGTACGCCGCCGTGCGGGCCGCCGTCGAACGGGCCCACGGCGCGGGCGCGACCGTGTGCCTCGACGTCAACCACCGCAGCCGGCTCTGGTCCGTCGCCGAGGCCGCCGAGGCGCTGCGCCCGCTGCTGTCGGCGGTCGACGTGGTGGTCGCCTCCCCCGACGAGCTGCCCGTGCTCACCGACGCCGACGACCCGGCCGCCGCGCTGCGTGCCGCCGGTGTGCGAGAGGTGGTGGTCAAGCTCGGCGGCGACGGGGCGACCAGCCACCACGAGGGCGGCACCCTGCACCGCCCCGCCCGCCGGGTGCCGGTCGTGGAGACCATCGGCGCCGGCGACGCCTTCGTCGCCGGGTGGCTGTCCGCCCTGCTCGACGGGGCGGACGTGGCCGGACGGCTGGACCGCGCGGTGACCACGGCCGCCTTCGCCGTCGCGACCCGGGGCGACTGGGAGGGTCTGCCGGACCGGACCGAGCTGGCCCTGCTCGACCACGAGCCGGGCACCGCGCTGCGTTGA